A region of bacterium DNA encodes the following proteins:
- a CDS encoding DUF4416 family protein, whose amino-acid sequence MGKIGKEKKVKLIIGMLTKDEQLFEETEDILKRQFKKIELASCIFAFDETEYYKEEFGEGLKRKFISFKKLILEGSISKIKVYTNSIEEKFSLSGKRRINIDPGYIGSGKLVLASTKDSYHRVYLNNGIYGECTLYFYKGEFREFPWTYPDFRKEEYKNFFLSVRKAYLKN is encoded by the coding sequence ATGGGCAAGATAGGAAAAGAAAAAAAGGTAAAGCTTATTATAGGGATGCTCACAAAGGATGAACAGCTCTTTGAAGAAACAGAAGATATTCTTAAAAGACAATTTAAAAAGATAGAGCTTGCCTCTTGTATATTTGCTTTTGATGAAACAGAATATTACAAAGAGGAATTTGGGGAAGGCTTAAAAAGAAAATTTATCTCATTTAAAAAGCTTATATTAGAAGGCTCTATTTCAAAGATAAAGGTCTACACAAATTCAATTGAGGAAAAATTCTCTCTTTCTGGAAAGAGGAGGATAAATATTGACCCAGGATACATTGGAAGTGGGAAGCTTGTTTTGGCAAGCACAAAGGATAGCTATCATAGGGTATATCTTAATAATGGAATATATGGAGAGTGCACCCTTTATTTTTATAAAGGTGAATTTAGGGAATTCCCCTGGACATACCCAGATTTTAGAAAAGAGGAATATAAAAATTTTTTTCTTTCCGTAAGGAAAGCATACCTTAAAAACTAA
- a CDS encoding proline--tRNA ligase — protein sequence MKLSQYFFHTSIEVPKDAEIISHSLMLKAGLIKMLSSGIYSYLPLGLRVLRKIEGIIREEMNKIGAIELLMPSLSPSSLWKETNRWTEYGEDMFRLKDRKDNEFGLAPTHEEPICDIVRDIVQSYKKLPFSLYQIQTKFRDEPRPRGGVIRAREFLMKDAYSFHKTEKELDETYQKFFGAYKRIFERCGLNFVIVEASAGIIGGSFSNEFIASSENGEDTIFVCKSCGYSASLEKAEIEFRSQGSGIRGQEMALELVETPNLKSVTKVSGYLSKKPEELIKTLVLKADGDVIAVLIRGDSDLNEEKLKKALNIKELSMADEETIEKTTGGPLGFSGPIGLNIKIIADYSVKDGGNFVVGANKENFHYINVNMGRDFNVSSFFDLRNARENDPCPKCEGFLSEIKGIELGHCFKLGTKYSKLMGLRFLDENGEKNLIIMGCYGIGVSRIIAAVIEQNYDKRGMVFSKEIAPFSLVIINIENKELADWLYSTLKDLGIDVLYDDRDETPGKKFADADLIGIPYQIIIGKKSTREKIEFVERKTKKTEFLSLDEIIERIK from the coding sequence ATGAAACTTAGCCAATATTTCTTTCATACATCAATTGAGGTTCCAAAGGATGCTGAAATAATCTCCCATAGCCTTATGCTAAAAGCAGGGCTTATTAAGATGCTATCATCTGGTATCTATTCCTATCTTCCTCTTGGCTTAAGGGTATTAAGAAAAATAGAGGGGATAATCAGGGAGGAGATGAATAAAATAGGTGCAATTGAGCTTTTAATGCCCTCTCTTTCTCCATCATCCCTTTGGAAGGAAACAAATAGGTGGACAGAATATGGAGAGGATATGTTCAGGCTAAAGGATAGGAAGGATAATGAATTTGGCCTTGCTCCAACACATGAAGAGCCAATATGCGATATTGTAAGGGATATTGTCCAATCATACAAAAAACTTCCATTCTCCCTATACCAAATCCAGACGAAATTTAGGGATGAGCCAAGACCAAGGGGTGGTGTAATAAGGGCAAGGGAGTTTCTAATGAAGGATGCATATTCATTTCACAAAACAGAAAAAGAGCTTGATGAGACATATCAAAAATTCTTTGGGGCATATAAGAGAATCTTTGAACGATGTGGCTTAAATTTTGTAATTGTTGAGGCAAGCGCTGGAATTATTGGAGGCTCATTTTCTAATGAATTTATAGCCTCTTCAGAGAATGGAGAGGATACAATATTTGTTTGTAAATCCTGCGGCTATTCTGCAAGCCTTGAAAAAGCAGAAATAGAATTCAGGAGTCAAGGGTCAGGGATCAGGGGTCAGGAGATGGCGCTTGAGTTGGTTGAGACACCAAATCTTAAGAGCGTGACAAAGGTGTCAGGCTATCTTTCCAAGAAGCCAGAAGAATTGATAAAAACATTGGTTTTAAAGGCAGATGGCGATGTTATTGCTGTTCTTATTCGTGGAGACTCTGATCTTAATGAGGAAAAGCTTAAAAAGGCATTAAATATAAAAGAGCTTTCTATGGCAGACGAAGAAACAATAGAAAAAACAACAGGTGGACCTTTGGGATTTTCAGGCCCAATTGGCCTTAATATAAAAATAATTGCCGATTATTCAGTAAAGGATGGAGGAAATTTTGTTGTTGGTGCAAATAAGGAAAATTTTCACTATATAAATGTAAATATGGGAAGGGATTTTAATGTATCTTCCTTTTTTGATTTAAGAAATGCAAGGGAAAATGACCCTTGCCCTAAATGTGAGGGCTTTCTTTCTGAAATAAAAGGAATAGAGCTTGGCCATTGCTTTAAATTAGGAACAAAGTATTCAAAGCTAATGGGATTGAGGTTTCTTGATGAAAATGGAGAAAAAAACCTAATAATTATGGGCTGTTATGGAATCGGCGTATCCAGAATAATTGCCGCTGTTATTGAACAAAACTATGACAAAAGAGGGATGGTATTTTCAAAAGAGATTGCACCATTCTCCTTAGTTATTATAAACATTGAAAATAAAGAATTGGCGGATTGGCTCTATTCAACCCTAAAGGATTTGGGAATTGATGTGCTGTATGATGATAGGGATGAAACCCCAGGAAAGAAGTTTGCAGATGCTGACCTTATTGGCATTCCATACCAGATAATCATTGGAAAAAAGTCTACAAGGGAAAAAATAGAGTTTGTAGAGAGAAAAACAAAAAAAACAGAATTTTTAAGCCTTGATGAGATTATAGAAAGGATAAAATGA
- a CDS encoding DNA methyltransferase — MIESRHYNEDTYKKIEIQGHIFACTRKSESECFDKMLFATNKLYEDKALLVKKGDILFLLNIDTDKLYGPFIAKTDCVENLDKEAFNGKYPFQVKVGTNGELKTITKTKNVLSKMGIDWRERLNRRRIKWLLDYLTDPSNFDWEKVIITKEEEEKPRLESTTLWDYPTQSYGKTRKGDNKYPGVTPAFIIYNMIKRYTRAGDLVVDPMAGSGTTLDVCKEEGRRCIAYDIAPTRPDIIQNDSRSIPLQDNIVDMIFIDSPYGDNVRYNENPLDIGKISAEKEEFYNELEKVMKECLRILKTGKVLGWLIGDQWVKKRFTPVGLKIFERLCKYFEPLDIICVVRRGQTSNTGIWYNRAIRFNFYLRGFKYLLLMRKTLPKEQMKEGERKIEWRYYERKK; from the coding sequence ATGATTGAATCAAGACATTATAACGAGGATACATACAAAAAAATAGAAATACAAGGCCATATTTTTGCTTGTACAAGAAAGAGTGAAAGTGAATGTTTTGATAAGATGCTTTTTGCTACAAATAAACTCTATGAAGATAAGGCATTACTTGTCAAAAAAGGAGATATTCTGTTTTTACTAAACATTGATACCGATAAACTTTACGGCCCTTTTATTGCTAAAACAGATTGTGTTGAAAATTTAGACAAAGAGGCGTTCAATGGCAAATACCCATTCCAGGTTAAAGTTGGAACTAATGGGGAGTTAAAAACTATAACCAAGACTAAAAATGTCCTTTCTAAAATGGGAATTGACTGGAGAGAAAGATTGAATAGGAGGCGGATAAAATGGCTTTTGGATTATTTAACTGATCCATCAAATTTTGATTGGGAAAAAGTTATAATTACAAAGGAAGAGGAAGAAAAACCCCGTTTGGAATCTACCACTTTATGGGATTATCCTACGCAAAGCTATGGAAAAACCCGTAAAGGAGACAATAAATATCCAGGTGTTACACCTGCCTTTATAATTTATAATATGATAAAGCGTTATACAAGAGCTGGGGATTTAGTTGTTGACCCTATGGCTGGTAGTGGCACCACCCTGGATGTTTGCAAAGAAGAAGGCAGAAGATGTATTGCCTATGATATAGCGCCGACCAGACCAGATATTATTCAGAATGATAGCCGAAGTATCCCATTACAAGACAATATTGTTGATATGATATTCATTGATTCCCCCTATGGTGATAATGTGAGATACAACGAAAATCCCTTAGATATTGGTAAGATCTCTGCCGAGAAGGAAGAATTTTATAATGAATTAGAAAAGGTAATGAAAGAATGCCTTCGGATACTTAAAACCGGAAAAGTGCTCGGCTGGTTAATTGGTGACCAGTGGGTTAAGAAAAGGTTCACACCCGTAGGCTTAAAGATTTTTGAGAGACTATGCAAATATTTTGAGCCATTAGACATTATATGTGTAGTTCGCAGAGGACAAACCTCTAACACGGGTATATGGTATAACCGAGCAATCCGCTTTAACTTTTACCTGCGTGGGTTCAAATATCTTTTGCTTATGCGAAAAACCTTGCCAAAAGAGCAAATGAAAGAAGGGGAAAGAAAGATAGAATGGAGGTATTATGAGAGAAAAAAATGA
- the acpS gene encoding holo-ACP synthase: MIKGIGTDLVDVSRIRKASKKWKDRFLEKIFTEDELSYCNLKNNPYPHLAGRFAAKEAVMKALGVGFPAISFKDIEITNHSGPPGVILKGRARRIAKKKDILKILVSISHIDDKASSFAITE, from the coding sequence ATGATAAAAGGCATAGGAACAGACCTTGTTGATGTTTCAAGAATAAGAAAGGCAAGTAAAAAATGGAAGGATAGATTTCTTGAAAAAATATTTACAGAAGATGAGCTTTCCTATTGCAATTTAAAAAACAATCCATACCCACACCTTGCAGGAAGGTTTGCGGCAAAAGAGGCTGTAATGAAGGCTTTAGGTGTTGGATTTCCAGCCATTTCATTTAAAGACATAGAGATTACAAACCATTCTGGGCCACCAGGGGTAATCCTCAAAGGAAGGGCAAGAAGAATTGCAAAGAAAAAAGATATATTAAAAATTCTTGTTTCAATATCCCATATAGACGACAAGGCATCTAGCTTTGCTATTACTGAATGA